A region from the Rosa rugosa chromosome 6, drRosRugo1.1, whole genome shotgun sequence genome encodes:
- the LOC133715520 gene encoding uncharacterized protein LOC133715520 yields the protein MSDHWREFRVRGELQYHDVYVILEIHHGGQFVEVGGGRFEYNGGEVHWVEMIDPEKFSWTDLNTFAWRLGYRKPPVHYWFKYHAKPIYLPIRIDKEAVGMLSDLPKARKVEVYYVGGGDRDVEVCEKEDQIKDFSEVVPHLKFMPEIIMVPLKSANVGNDKGKWKELDIENSEDEEVFEHDDDDETAKEEVDDKFFDSDYELNPEDDGESYGVEADDVEFNANVDDINEIEEWTDMGFTGEISDNSEDSAELVSANEESEDEVNDGSVSSKRKKIKGKHWVPERDMKNPHFELGQHFDNRFQFKEAVRHYAVLNQANLHFQKNNKTQVIAVCGKKQKGFIGYPMSSCNSLYLCERA from the exons ATGTCAGATCATTGGAGGGAATTTAGAGTTCGTGGAGAGCTCCAATATCATG atGTGTATGTCATTTTGGAGATACACCATGGTGGTCAGTTTGTCGAAGTTGGTGGTGGAAGGTTTGAATACAATGGAGGTGAAGTTCATTGGGTGGAAATGATTGATCCAGAAAAATTTTCTTGGACAGATTTGAATACTTTTGCTTGGAGATTAGGTTATAGAAAGCCTCCTGTTCATTATTGGTTCAAGTATCATGCAAAACCAATATACTTGCCTATTAGAATTGACAAGGAAGCTGTGGGTATGCTCTCAGATTTACCTAAAGCTAGGAAGGTTGAAGTATATTATGTTGGAGGAGGTGATAGAGATGTGGAAGTTTGTGAGAAGGAGGATCAGATTAAAGATTTTTCAGAGGTGGTTCCACATTTAAAGTTTATGCCTGAGATTATTATGGTACCACTTAAATCTGCTAATGTGGGGAATGATAAGGGGAAGTGGAAAGAGTTGGATATTGAAAACAGTGAGGATGAAGAAGTCTTTGagcatgatgatgatgacgaaaCAGCGAAAGAAGAGGTCGATGACAAGTTCTTTGACAGTGATTATGAATTAAACCCCGAGGATGATGGTGAATCATATGGTGTCGAAGCAGATGATGTTGAGTTCAATGCAAATGTCGATGATATAAATGAGATTGAGGAATGGACTGATATGGGATTTACTGGTGAGATATCAGACAATAGTGAAGACAGTGCTGAGTTGGTAAGTGCAAATGAGGAATCTGAAGATGAAGTTAATGATGGTTCAGTCTCGAGTAAAAGGAAAAAGATCAAAGGGAAACATTGGGTTCCTGAAAGAGATATGAAAAACCCCCACTTTGAATTGGGTCAACATTTTGATAATAGATTTCAATTTAAGGAGGCAGTAAGGCATTATGCAGTACTTAACCAGGCAAATCTGCACTTTCAGAAAAACAACAAGACACAGGTCATTGCGGTGTGTGGAAAGAAGCAGAAGGGCTTTATCGGGTATCCCATGTCCTCATGCAATAGCTTGTATCTTTGTGAAAGGGCATGA